The segment ATCAGCAGCGAGAAGCTGGTGCCGGTTCGGCCGGGATAGAGCCAGATGAACAACACCGACAAGCCGAGGCCGAAGGACATGATGACGCCGATGACCGAGTCGCGGTCGCGGGCCTTGCTACCGAGCAGGGCGAACATCACCGCCGCGACCACGGACCCCACGATGGCTCCGAGGCCGACGGTGATGCCGACGAGCAGTGCGGCAGAGGCGCCGGTGAGCGAGAGCTCACTCGATCCGTGCACCGCGAACGCCCACTGGCGGCTGACGATCAGCGGGCCCAGCGCCCCGGCGAGCAATCCGAGGATCGCGGCGGCGAGCAGAGCCTGCTGGACGAAGTCGTAGGTCAGCAGATTGGCGGTGGTGTCGAAGTCGAGCATCTTCGAGAATGCGTCGAGAACCTTCTCGTTCATGCCTTGTCTTCTCTGTCGTGCGGCACGGGTGGATGGTGAGCGCCGGCCGAGCCGAGTGCATCGATGGAGTCACCGGTTCCGACCACGATGAGCCGGCCGCGAACCTTCAACACCTCGACCTCGGTGCCGTAGAGCTCGGACAGGACCTCGGTGGTCATGACATCGGCGGGAGTGCCGATGCGGAACCGGCCGTCGACGATGTAGACGATGCGATCGACGAGCGGGAGGATCGGGTTGATCTCGTGCGTCACGAACAGCACTGCCGTGCCGTGCTCCCGCCGTCGGCGATCGATGAGGCTCGAGACCAGAGACTGGTTGGCGAGGTCGAGGCTGAGCAGGGGCTCGTCGCACAGCAGGACCGACGGATCGCCGACGAGTGCCTGGGCGATGCGCAGCCGCTGCTGTTCACCGCCGGACATCGAGCCCACGGGAGCGCCCGCGAAGGAGTTGGCGTCGACCTGATCGATCGCGCGCTGCACCGTCTCCTTGCGTTGCCGCATGCCGCGCAGGCCCATGCCCCACCGATGGCCGTCCCAGCCGAGGCCGACGAGGTCGCGTCCGCGCAGGGGTAGATCGTCGTCGATGTTGCGTTGCTGGGGCACGTAGCCGACGCCCGACTGGCCGCGACGGACGGGATGGCCGTCTATCGCGGCCGTGCCGGACGTGAGGTGATTCTGGCCCAGCAGCACCTTGAGCAGAGACGTCTTGCCCGACCCGTTGGGGCCGAGAACGGCGATGAACTCGCCCTTCTCGACCGCCAGATCCAGGTTCTGCCAGAGCGTGCGCTCACCGAACGCCAGTCCGGCATCGCGCAGTTCTACAGCAGGCATGTACTACAGCTTTCCATCAACCGGTCCGAGATCAGGAGTCGGATCGGCTCAAGGGGTGGTTGCGAGGGCGGCCTGCAGATCCGTCGCTGCCTTGGTCTGCCACTCGAGGTACGTCATCCCGGCGGGCAGAGTCTCGGTGACCTCGACGACGGGGATGCCCGCGGCCTCACTGGTGGAGCGAATGTCCTGTGTCACAGCATCTTCGGTCTGGATGTTGTAGATCAGCGCGCGGACGGACTTCGAGGTGAACAGATCACGCGTTGCGGCGATCGATGCCGGAGACGGGTCGTTGCCCTCCTCGATGGCGTCCTTGAAATCCTCGGGGGTGCGATCGTCGAGATCGGACTCCTCGATGAGGTAGTGCGCGATCGGCTCGGTCTGCGCCACCGGTGCGTCGGGGTGATCGGCAGCGATCTTCGCCGTCACGTCGGTGATGCCGTGGACCTGCTCGTGGAACGTCTCGGCGTTGGCGGTGTACTGCGCAGCGTTGTCGGGATCGAGCTGACCGAGCTTGTCGGCGATCTCCTCGGCGGTGTGCGCTGCCACCTCGGCGTTGTACCAGACGTGTTCGTTGACCTCACCGTGCGAATGGCCGTGATCGTCCGTTGCTTCTGCTTCTGTTTCCGGTGTCGCTTCGTCGGAGGCGGGCTCGGAGTCGTGATCGTGGCTGTCCTCGAGCAGGGAGAAGGCATCGACCGACGGCACGTCCTGGCCCTCGGATCCGAGGATGTCCTCGATGAACTGGTCGTAGCCGCCACCGTTGTAGACCACGAGCGACGCCTCGGCTACGGAAGCCGCGTCGGCGGGGCTCGCCTCGTAGGAGTGCGGGTCCGCGGACGGGTCGGAGATGATCGACGTCACTGTCGCCAGGTCGCCTGCAACCGCCTCGGCGACGCTTCCCCAGACGTTCGTGGACGCGACGATCGTGATCGGTCCGTCGACGGCGGTGGCCGGAGCCGACTCGGTGCTCGCGGATTCGGTGGAGCTGCACGCGCTGAGTGTGAGGGCTGCGGCGCAGGTCAGGCCCAGTGCAGCCGTGAGCTTGGTCCGGGACGCGCGATGGGTGGACGACATCGATGAACTCCTGTGAGCGGAACTTGACGCTAATGGAAACCGTTACCGTTGTACTCTAGCGCGCAGTGGGGTGACGGATCGAATCGGACGAACGAGACCTCGAGTTTCTCTACGCCGTGTTGTGGGACTAACGTCCCGGTTATGGTCAGGTCAAGCGAACCGCGACGTCAGGCGACGTTGGCGTCGATCGCCGCCGAGCTGAAGGTATCGCGCACCACCGTCTCGAACGCCTACAACCGACCCGATCAGCTCTCTCCGGAACTCCGCGAACGCGTCCTCCAGGCCGCCAAACGCCGCGGATACGCCGGCCCCGACCCCGTCGCGCGATCGCTGCGCACCCGCAAGGCCGGAGCCATCGGGCTGCTCCTCACCGAAGCCCTGAGCTACTCCTTTCGCGACCCCGCCGCGATGAGCTTCCTCGCTGGACTCGCCGAATCCTGCGAAGCCGCAGGGCAGGGCCTACTGCTTATCCCCGCCGGAGCCGAACGCGACGACGTGCAAGCCGCAGCCGTCGTCCAACAAGCAGGAGTCGACGGCTTCGTCGTCTACTCCGTCGCCGACGACGACCCCTACCTCGCTGCCGTTCGCGAACGCCACCTACCGATCGTCGTCTGCGATCAGCCGCGCAACATCCCCGAAGCGGCCCTCGTCGCCATCGACGACCGAGGCGCGATGAAAATGCTTGCCGCACATCTCATCTCACAGGGGCACGAGCACCTCGCCGTCCTGTGCATGAGGCTCGGACGCGACCGCCGCGATGGCGTCGTACCCCCGGGGCGCTTGGCGGACAGTCACTTCCACGTCCAACGCGAACGCATCGCCGGAGTCCAGGCAGCCATGATCGACGCCGGACTCGACCCCGACATCCTCACCGTCGTCGAACGCTTCGACCACACCGTCCGCTCCGGCCACTCCGCGGCCGCCCAAGCGCTGCAGGCCAACCGCGAAACCACCGCCCTGCTCTGCACCACCGACGTCATCGCCCTCGGCGCACTCAACTTCGCTCGAGTCTCGGGAATCGATGTGCCGAGCCAACTCTCGGTCACCGGATTCGACGGCATCTCCGACGCCATCCGCGAGAACCTCACCACCGTGCGCCAAGACGCCGAAGAAAAAGGCCGTCGAGCAGGCAAACTGGTGCTCTCGTCCTCCCACTCGGGCATCGTCGCCGCCGAAACTCTGCCGACCGAACTCTTCCGCGGCCGAACCGCAGGACCGCCGCCGAAACAGCCGCCCGCTATCGCCTGACCTTTGCCGCCCGCTCTCCTGCCCGCCCGCCTTCTGCCCGCCCACCCGCCCCCCGTTCGGGATGAATGTGAGATTCAGTCGCTCTGAGTGCAACAAAGGCGCATTGATCCCAACCAGGGAGGGGCCATTGACGCGGAAGGGGGGCGGGGGTCAAGCAGGCTGAGCGCTGAGCAATCTCGCGCAACGCAGCAGACCGAGGTGACTGTAGGCCTGCGGATGGTTGCCGAGGGATCGTTCGGCGATGGGATCGTATTCCTCACTGAGCAGTCCGGTGGGCCCTGCAGCACTGACGAGTTGGGCGAACAGTGCTTCGGCTTCGGCGCGTTGTCCCACCAGTAGGTATGCCTCCACGAGCCAGGCCGCACAGAGGTGGAAGCCACCTTCGCCGCCGGGCAGTCCGTCGTCGTGGCGGTATCGGTACACGGTCGAGCCGCTGCGCAGTTCGGCTTCGGTGGCGGTGACGGTGGCCGCGAAGCGTGGGTCGGCCGGGTCGATCAGTCCGGACAGTCCGATGAACAGCGTGGCGGCGTCGAGGTCGGTGCCGTCGTACGCGGCGGTGAAGGACTGCACTTCCTCGTTCCAGCCGTTGGCGAGCACTTCCTCGCGGATGGTCGCGCGCAGAGATGCCCAGCTGGGTTCTGTTGTGCGACCGAATTTTTCGGCGAGTCGGATGGCGCGATCGACGGTGATCCAGCCCATCACCTTGGAGTAGACGTGGTGACGGGGGTTGTCGCGGATCTCCCAGATGCCGTGGTCGGGCTCGAACCACCGACGCTCGACGGCTTCGACCATGGCGCGGACGAGATCCCAATCGTCTTCGGACAGAACGTGGTCCGATCCTGCGGCCTTGCGTGCATGGGCGAGAGCGGACACCAGTTCGACGATGGGACCGAAGACGTCCAGCTGAACCTGTTGATTGGCAGCATTTCCCACGCGTACCGGACGCGAGCCGGCGTAGCCGGGCAGCTCGTCGATGACGGCCTCGGGCGGTAGGCCGAGACCCCAGATCGTGTAGAGCGGGTGCAGACGCTCGGGGCCGGAGACCGACTCGAGCACACCGTGGATCCAGGAGAGGTAGTTCTCTGCCTCCGCCATCGATCCCACGTCGACCAGCGCGGTTGCGGTGAGTGCGGCGTCGCGCAGCCAGCAGTATCGGTAGTCCCAGTTACGTACTCCGCCGATGTCCTCGGGCAGTGAGGTGGTGGCCGCAGCCATGATCGAGCCGGACTCGGCATGTACGAGGCCGCGGAGGGTCAGTGCCGATCGCTTCATCAGATCGCGCTTGAGTGGAGGCAGGTCCAGGCCGTCGGCCCAGTCCTTCCAGTATGCCTCCGAGGCGCGGCGACGCTCCACCTCGTCCCACGGGTATTCGGTCAGATCGTCTGTGCCGAGCCGCAATTCGAGAACGATCGGTCCGTCGGACGGATCGACCTCGGCGTGTGCCGTCTGCTGAGATCCGTCGGAGACGATGTTCCAGGTGACGCCGGGACTGCGCAGCACCATCGGATCTGCGGTACCGAGAATGCGGAGACCGTCGACATCGGGTTCGAGTGAGGCCCAGGCCTTTCCGAATTCCGGACGCGGTGCGAAGGTGACCACGGCGGTGGCCTTGCCGGTGATGACTCGCGTCAGCGCGGTCTGGCCCTGGCCGATGTCGTGCGGCAGGTAATCGGTGACCTGCAGGCTGGCCCACTTGGTCTGCACCGTCATCGTGCCGTCCACGTACTGCTGACTCAGCGGAAGTGATGCGCGGGTGGGTCCGACGCTGAAGTGGCCGGCCTGATCGCCGCCGAGCAGGTGCGCGAACACTGCTGCGGAATCGGGTTCGGGGTGGCACAGCCAGGTGACGTCGGCGTCGGGGGTCAGCAGCGCTACGGCATTGGGGCTGGCCAACATCGTCAGTCGTTCGATGCGTGGGGCGTCGGCTCCCGAAAGCCACTGCCGTCGCTCTTCGAGCAGAAATGCCAGGGCGAGCGCGACCTGCTCGGTGCTGTCGATCCGGAACTCCGCGAGGGTGTCTCCCGGCCCGATCTTGACGCCGATGTCCGGCCCGTGCAGGTGTCCGAACGCCTTCTCGTCGGTGACGTCGTCGCCGAAAAAGACTGCGGCAGTGGCGGCTTCCTGATGGCGAAGAATGTCGAGGGCGACGCCCTTGTCGGTGACGATGACGGCCAGTTCGATGACGGACTTGCCTTCGGTGACCTGAACGCCGTCCCGCGCAGCGGCACCGGATCGCACCGCTGCGAGCGCTTCGTCACCGGCGGCGGTCTCGGCATTGCGGACGTGCAGCGCGACGCTGGCCGGCTTTGTCTCGATACTCACGCCGGGATGGGCGTCGGCGATGGCCTGGAGTTCGCCGGTGATGACGGTGAGGAGCTTCTTGGCGTTCTCGTCGATGGCGTTGATGAATCCGGCGTCGAACTCACTGCCGTGACTGCCCACCAACTGCACCTCGGACGGCAGGCGGGAGAGGATCGCGAGATCGCGGAGGGCACGTCCGGAGATGACGGCAGCGTTGGTGCCGGCCAGGGAGGCGAGCCCGCGCATGGCGCTGACCGACTCTGGGTGCGGGAAGGCCTTCTGCGGGTCGGAGACGATCGGCGCCATGGTGCCGTCGTAATCGGACGCGACGAGCAGACGCGGAGTCCGAGCTACTCCAACGAGTGCGCGGCGAAGTTCGAGCGGCAATTCGAGAGCAGTCACCCGTCGAATCTAGGCGATGAACCCCGCCTCGGCGTACCTGGCTTTGTGCGCGTGATGTATCACTGCTGGTCGGGGACCAGACCGGGCGACGGAGTCACACCGGAGGCCGCCGACATCGAGGCAGCGGACTTGGTCACGATGGCCAACATGGCGCGTTGCGCGCCGTCTGCATCGCCGGATTGGATCGACGACGCGACCACGCCGTGCAGCCGGATCGCCTCCGGGTCGGCCTGCCGCGACATCAGGGAATGCCGGGTGCGTCCGGCCAGCACCTCCACCACGATGTCGGACATCGACCGCAACATCGGGTTGCCCGAGGCCGCCAGCAATGTGCGATGGAAATTGCTGTCGTGCTCGAGGTAGGCGTCGGAATCCGCGGCCCGGGACGTCGACGACATTCCGATGACAGCGGCCGTCAGCGCGCCGCATTGCTCGGGCGTTGCTCGATGCGCCGCGAGCTTGGCCGCCAAAGGCTCGATGCCCGAACGCAATTCGCTGAGCAGCAGCAACTGCTCGGCGCGGGCGGGCCCGGCCAGTTGCCAGCGAATGACCACCGGATCGAGGGAGTTCCAGTTCTGCGAGCCCTGCACGGTGATCCCCACGCGCCGACGCACGGTGAGCAACCCCAGCGATTCCAGGACGCGGACCACTTCCCGGACGACGGTCCGCGACACCGTGAACCGCACGGCGACGTCGTCGGCCGAGATTCGGGTCCCGCTCGGGATCGCGCCGCTCACGATGTCGCGACCGAGCTCGTCGAGCACCGAATCGTGAAGCTGGCGGAAGTCGCTGGTCTCGCTCATGTCCGACCGATCGTCCCACGGGTTGCCCGGATTCTCGCGTCTGTCCGATCCGCCGGAGCGAGATGGAGCAGTATCGAGGGATGGCATCACAGACGACAGGCAGAGCGCATCATCCGGTTCTCGTAGTGATGGGAGTGTCCGGTTCGGGCAAGTCGACGGTGGCGGGAATTCTCGCCGGCGCGTTGAAATGGGACCTGCAGGAGGGCGACGACCTGCATCCGGACGCCAACGTGGCCAAGATGGCGGCCGGTCAGCCGCTGACCGACGAGGACAGGTGGCCGTGGCTCGACGTGATCGCGGAATGGATCACCGACCACACCACGACGGGCCGATCGGGGATCGTGACGTGCTCGGCCCTCAAGCGGACGTATCGGGACGTGCTGGCTGCTGGGTCGAGGGAGGGTTCGGAGGTGATCTTCGTGCATCTGGCCGGAACGAAGGATCGGATCAGCGGTCGCCTCAATGCTCGGATGGACCACTTCATGCCGTCCTCGCTGCTCGACACGCAGATCTCGACCCTCGAGCCGCTGGGTGAGGACGAGAACTCCATCGTCGTCGACATCGGTCCGCCCCCGACCAAGATCGCCGAGCACATTCTGCTGGAGCTCGAGAAGCGCGCGGGAATGTCCGAGAGTCACTGATCGAAGAAAACTCAAGCAAGCATGCTTGCTTTTAAGTACTACGAATGACCGAAAGGACTTGTAAAAGTATGACGAATGCGAGATAGTGAGCTTGTTCACTTTTTCAGTGAGGAGACAGCTCATGGTGCGAGGCGCACCCGCCAGGCCGGTCCAACTTCCCGTACCCAACGCAGACGTATGGGACTGGCAACTCGACGGACTGTGTCGCGGATTGGACTCGTCCGTGTTCTTCCATCCCGAAGGCGAACGAGGACGCGCCCGCACCTCGCGTGAAAAATCCGCCAAGCAGGTCTGCGGCCGCTGCCCGGTACTCGAACAATGCCGCCAGCACGCCCTGGAGGCGAACGAGCCCTACGGCGTGTGGGGCGGAATGTCTGCACACGATCGCGCCGACTTCTACCGCGGAGCCGTCCGAACCGCTTGAGCTTCCTGTACCGCGGATGCGGAGACGTCGACAACGATCTCCGTCATCCCCGCCTCTTCGGGTAGCGCCGAGGAAGCCGGACGCACCGTCCGGTGGCTGACGTCGGGGTCGACCAGCAGTCGTGATCCACGGTCCACCTCCGGGAGTGTTCTCGACCGATCTCCGCGAGTCTGGTGTCGGCGGCTCCGGACGCGTTATTCTTTGGCAATGACCACCGGGACGGCGTTGCGCCACACACGGATCGGTGACCCGGCCCTGTTTTGACGGGAGCGCGGGGTCCGCCTTGTTGTGTTGATGGTATCGAAAAATCAACCACGACAGGAGAATTCATGCCCACCAAAACTTTCCAGATCCCGATGGCGGATGGACACGCCGACGTCTTCGCCGCGTTTCCAGATGACCAGGTGCCGCACCCAGGCGTTTTGATGTATCCCGATGCGTTCGGTCCTCGGCCCGTGCTTCGTGAGATGGCACAAAAGTTGGCCGCCCATGGCTACTACGTGCTCGTTCCCAACATCTTCTACCGACATGGTCGAGCGCCCCTCGTCGCGCTTCCCGACCACATCGGAGAAGAAATTCGGCCGGCACTCGTCGACCAGTTGATGCCTTTCATCCATCTGCACACTGCCGAGCGCGTCTCCAGCGACGCCGAGGTCTACCTACAATTTCTTGAAGAACAGCCTGAAGTGAGCACAGGTGAAGTTGGGGTGGTCGGTTACTGCATCGGTGGTCTGCTCGCGACGCGAACCGCCGCCGTGTACCCGAGCCGGATTGCCGCGATTGCCGCATTCCATGGCCCGGTGGCAGCGGACCGAATCGAAGAGCTTGCGAAAATCACCGCCGAAGTCCATTTTGGCCACGCCGCAGGCGATCTGACGCCCGAGGCTCTGAACGAATTAAATAGAGCGTTGGACGCCGCACAGTTGAGCTACAACTCCGAGATCTATCCCGGCACAATTCATGGGTTCACGATGTCCGACACGGACGCCTTCGATCCGGCTGGGCTGCAGCGGCACTGGGACCGGTTGCTCGCCCTTTTCGAGAGGGCGCTGGGGACCAACTGAATGGCACCGAGAACTCAGGCGAGTGTCTTGACCACAGTTGCCGGCACCCCGGCCACCAACGTTCGAGGGGGTACGTCGCGAGTGACGACAGCGCCGGCACCGATGATGGCTTCCGCGCCGATGGTGACGCCTTGCAGGATCAGTGCTGATGTTCCGATCCAGACGTTTCGTCCTATCGTGATCGGTGCCGAGGTGATTCCGGCCCGTCGCCCGGCGGGTTCGATCGGATGCCCCGAGGTGATCAGGCTGACATTGGGCCCCAGCATGACGTCGTCATCGATTTCGATCCCGCCGATGTCGTTGAAGCGGCAGTTCTGATTCACGAACACATTTCCGCCGATGCGGATGTTGATCCCGTGGTCCGAAAAGACCGGTGGAATGAGATGGAAGGCGTCGTCGACAGTTTGTCCGGTCAGTTCCTGCCAGCCCTCTCGAATGGCCTGCTGGTCGGTGTAGGGGATCGTACTGATTTTTGCTGTGAGCATGATTGCGCGCTGCACTTTTTCGGCGAAGTTCATGGCGGTCCTCTCTGCGAACCTCTTCCGGATGGGCATGTCGAGCAAACTGCACCCGTTGGCGGTCGGCAAACAACCTCGAGGTCGGCGAGTCACAACCGATGGTTGTCCGTATAGGGTTCGACGGTGGATACGGAGGCCGTGCGGACGTTCGTGGCAGCCGCAGACGGAGGTCAGTTCCAGGCTGCCGCTGACGGGTTGGGGCTGACACAACAGGCTGTATCCAAACGCATTGCGGCACTGGAACGAAGCCTCGGTGTCTCGCTGTTCGTGCGTTCCGGGAGGGGAGCCCGATTGAGTGTGGACGGGCAGGCTTTCCTGCCCCATGCGCGCGAGCTGGTCAAGAGTGCACAGCGGGCCGTCGGTTCGGTGGCGTTGGGCAACAGAGCATTACGGGTCGACGTTCTCAACCGTCGCACGGCTCCTGCGACCTCACTGCGGGCATTTCACAGGATTCACCCACAGATCGATCTGGATGTCGTCACCCTCCCCGACGCAAACACCGACGCTGCCCTCGACGCCGTCTTGGACGGCAGTGTGGACGCAACTTTCCGCGCCATCAGCGCTACGCGCAGTCGAACGCTTCCGGCCGAACTTCGGTCGACGCGCGTCATCGACGATCGCCATCAACTACTCACCGGGCCGAAGCATCCCCTTGCTGACAAGGCTTCCGTCTCCATCGCAGATCTTCGTCCACACCGGATATGGATGCCAGGCGTGCGTTCGGACACCGACTGGGGTGCATATTACGACGAGTTCGGCCGAACGTTCGGGATCCGAATCGACTCGATCGGAACAAGTTTCGGCGTGGACGTACTTCTCGAAGAGCTTGCGAATTCTGCCCTTATATCCACTCTGATCGGTGAGGGGTCCAGGTATCTGTGGCCCGAGTCCTACGATCTGCGCAGAATCCCGATCGTCGATCCCACCCCGGTCTATCCACATGCGATCGTCTGGCGCGCTGACAACAGGCAACCCGCGCTGCGGGTTTTCCTCGAGTACTTGCAAAGCTCGCAGAGCAGTCAGAAGAACCTCGCCCTCGCCGAAACCTGGACGCCGCCCGCCTGGGGTTGATGCGCCACGAGGACGCTGGCAAGTGCATGCGCGTGGCCTGAACACGTTCAATCGCAATCGATGTAGAGAGGGTGGAGCACGGCCCGGGTGGCGGTGAACACAGTGGCAGTGTTCTTCTCCTCGGCGGGTGCTCTGCCTAGTACCGGTCAGACGCTTCACGGCAACGGCGGCGCGTTCACCACGCGATAGCCGGGTGCCTCGAGGGTAGCTCCCGCCCGATCCGTCGAACTTGTCGGTGGCATCGTGTTTCATGACGATCCATGAACAAGGTCCTGCGTGCGACGCTCGTCAGTGCGGTCGTCATCACCACCGTCATCGGAATTGCGTCCTTCGTGCTGAGCTTCGCCGCACTGTGGGATCTCGCCACGATGGCAGGCGTTCCGCGCTCACTGTCCTGGCTGTGGCCGGTGATCGTCGACGGCACCATCCTGCAGGCCACGATCTCCGTCATCGCGCTCGCCCAATTCGAGGATCAACGCAGTGGTCGACGCTTCTTCTGGGGCGTGTTGATCACGGCAGCTCTGGTGAGTATCGGCGCAAATGCCATGCACGCCTTCATCTCCGACGCCGGCACACTGCATCCAGCCCTGTCCGCGGCCATTGCCACCGTCGCCCCGGTGAGCTTGTTGGCCGCGACGCACGGACTCGGCATCCTCGTTCGGATACCGGCGGAACTGCCGAAGACGATCGACATCGCCGACGAAGACCCCGCCCCCGAAGAGGTGGCAATCGCGGTCCCGAGAGTCGAACCCGTGACACCTGGGGCCGAACTCCCCACCTCCAAACTCCCCACGCCCGACATACCGGCACCCGCGCCGATGGTCCGTACCGAGCCGGTCCGCACCGAACCAGTCCGCACCGAACCAGTCCGCACCGAACCAAT is part of the Rhodococcus sp. SBT000017 genome and harbors:
- a CDS encoding metal ABC transporter ATP-binding protein, whose protein sequence is MPAVELRDAGLAFGERTLWQNLDLAVEKGEFIAVLGPNGSGKTSLLKVLLGQNHLTSGTAAIDGHPVRRGQSGVGYVPQQRNIDDDLPLRGRDLVGLGWDGHRWGMGLRGMRQRKETVQRAIDQVDANSFAGAPVGSMSGGEQQRLRIAQALVGDPSVLLCDEPLLSLDLANQSLVSSLIDRRRREHGTAVLFVTHEINPILPLVDRIVYIVDGRFRIGTPADVMTTEVLSELYGTEVEVLKVRGRLIVVGTGDSIDALGSAGAHHPPVPHDREDKA
- a CDS encoding metal ABC transporter solute-binding protein, Zn/Mn family is translated as MSSTHRASRTKLTAALGLTCAAALTLSACSSTESASTESAPATAVDGPITIVASTNVWGSVAEAVAGDLATVTSIISDPSADPHSYEASPADAASVAEASLVVYNGGGYDQFIEDILGSEGQDVPSVDAFSLLEDSHDHDSEPASDEATPETEAEATDDHGHSHGEVNEHVWYNAEVAAHTAEEIADKLGQLDPDNAAQYTANAETFHEQVHGITDVTAKIAADHPDAPVAQTEPIAHYLIEESDLDDRTPEDFKDAIEEGNDPSPASIAATRDLFTSKSVRALIYNIQTEDAVTQDIRSTSEAAGIPVVEVTETLPAGMTYLEWQTKAATDLQAALATTP
- a CDS encoding LacI family DNA-binding transcriptional regulator, whose translation is MVRSSEPRRQATLASIAAELKVSRTTVSNAYNRPDQLSPELRERVLQAAKRRGYAGPDPVARSLRTRKAGAIGLLLTEALSYSFRDPAAMSFLAGLAESCEAAGQGLLLIPAGAERDDVQAAAVVQQAGVDGFVVYSVADDDPYLAAVRERHLPIVVCDQPRNIPEAALVAIDDRGAMKMLAAHLISQGHEHLAVLCMRLGRDRRDGVVPPGRLADSHFHVQRERIAGVQAAMIDAGLDPDILTVVERFDHTVRSGHSAAAQALQANRETTALLCTTDVIALGALNFARVSGIDVPSQLSVTGFDGISDAIRENLTTVRQDAEEKGRRAGKLVLSSSHSGIVAAETLPTELFRGRTAGPPPKQPPAIA
- the otsB gene encoding trehalose-phosphatase; translation: MTALELPLELRRALVGVARTPRLLVASDYDGTMAPIVSDPQKAFPHPESVSAMRGLASLAGTNAAVISGRALRDLAILSRLPSEVQLVGSHGSEFDAGFINAIDENAKKLLTVITGELQAIADAHPGVSIETKPASVALHVRNAETAAGDEALAAVRSGAAARDGVQVTEGKSVIELAVIVTDKGVALDILRHQEAATAAVFFGDDVTDEKAFGHLHGPDIGVKIGPGDTLAEFRIDSTEQVALALAFLLEERRQWLSGADAPRIERLTMLASPNAVALLTPDADVTWLCHPEPDSAAVFAHLLGGDQAGHFSVGPTRASLPLSQQYVDGTMTVQTKWASLQVTDYLPHDIGQGQTALTRVITGKATAVVTFAPRPEFGKAWASLEPDVDGLRILGTADPMVLRSPGVTWNIVSDGSQQTAHAEVDPSDGPIVLELRLGTDDLTEYPWDEVERRRASEAYWKDWADGLDLPPLKRDLMKRSALTLRGLVHAESGSIMAAATTSLPEDIGGVRNWDYRYCWLRDAALTATALVDVGSMAEAENYLSWIHGVLESVSGPERLHPLYTIWGLGLPPEAVIDELPGYAGSRPVRVGNAANQQVQLDVFGPIVELVSALAHARKAAGSDHVLSEDDWDLVRAMVEAVERRWFEPDHGIWEIRDNPRHHVYSKVMGWITVDRAIRLAEKFGRTTEPSWASLRATIREEVLANGWNEEVQSFTAAYDGTDLDAATLFIGLSGLIDPADPRFAATVTATEAELRSGSTVYRYRHDDGLPGGEGGFHLCAAWLVEAYLLVGQRAEAEALFAQLVSAAGPTGLLSEEYDPIAERSLGNHPQAYSHLGLLRCARLLSAQPA
- a CDS encoding FadR/GntR family transcriptional regulator, producing MSETSDFRQLHDSVLDELGRDIVSGAIPSGTRISADDVAVRFTVSRTVVREVVRVLESLGLLTVRRRVGITVQGSQNWNSLDPVVIRWQLAGPARAEQLLLLSELRSGIEPLAAKLAAHRATPEQCGALTAAVIGMSSTSRAADSDAYLEHDSNFHRTLLAASGNPMLRSMSDIVVEVLAGRTRHSLMSRQADPEAIRLHGVVASSIQSGDADGAQRAMLAIVTKSAASMSAASGVTPSPGLVPDQQ
- a CDS encoding gluconokinase → MASQTTGRAHHPVLVVMGVSGSGKSTVAGILAGALKWDLQEGDDLHPDANVAKMAAGQPLTDEDRWPWLDVIAEWITDHTTTGRSGIVTCSALKRTYRDVLAAGSREGSEVIFVHLAGTKDRISGRLNARMDHFMPSSLLDTQISTLEPLGEDENSIVVDIGPPPTKIAEHILLELEKRAGMSESH
- a CDS encoding WhiB family transcriptional regulator, whose amino-acid sequence is MVRGAPARPVQLPVPNADVWDWQLDGLCRGLDSSVFFHPEGERGRARTSREKSAKQVCGRCPVLEQCRQHALEANEPYGVWGGMSAHDRADFYRGAVRTA
- a CDS encoding dienelactone hydrolase family protein, producing the protein MPTKTFQIPMADGHADVFAAFPDDQVPHPGVLMYPDAFGPRPVLREMAQKLAAHGYYVLVPNIFYRHGRAPLVALPDHIGEEIRPALVDQLMPFIHLHTAERVSSDAEVYLQFLEEQPEVSTGEVGVVGYCIGGLLATRTAAVYPSRIAAIAAFHGPVAADRIEELAKITAEVHFGHAAGDLTPEALNELNRALDAAQLSYNSEIYPGTIHGFTMSDTDAFDPAGLQRHWDRLLALFERALGTN
- a CDS encoding sugar O-acetyltransferase, producing MNFAEKVQRAIMLTAKISTIPYTDQQAIREGWQELTGQTVDDAFHLIPPVFSDHGINIRIGGNVFVNQNCRFNDIGGIEIDDDVMLGPNVSLITSGHPIEPAGRRAGITSAPITIGRNVWIGTSALILQGVTIGAEAIIGAGAVVTRDVPPRTLVAGVPATVVKTLA
- a CDS encoding LysR family transcriptional regulator; translated protein: MDTEAVRTFVAAADGGQFQAAADGLGLTQQAVSKRIAALERSLGVSLFVRSGRGARLSVDGQAFLPHARELVKSAQRAVGSVALGNRALRVDVLNRRTAPATSLRAFHRIHPQIDLDVVTLPDANTDAALDAVLDGSVDATFRAISATRSRTLPAELRSTRVIDDRHQLLTGPKHPLADKASVSIADLRPHRIWMPGVRSDTDWGAYYDEFGRTFGIRIDSIGTSFGVDVLLEELANSALISTLIGEGSRYLWPESYDLRRIPIVDPTPVYPHAIVWRADNRQPALRVFLEYLQSSQSSQKNLALAETWTPPAWG
- a CDS encoding DUF2637 domain-containing protein; the encoded protein is MNKVLRATLVSAVVITTVIGIASFVLSFAALWDLATMAGVPRSLSWLWPVIVDGTILQATISVIALAQFEDQRSGRRFFWGVLITAALVSIGANAMHAFISDAGTLHPALSAAIATVAPVSLLAATHGLGILVRIPAELPKTIDIADEDPAPEEVAIAVPRVEPVTPGAELPTSKLPTPDIPAPAPMVRTEPVRTEPVRTEPVRTEPIRTEPVGTEPGRTEQRPPEASVTSVRTVEPLDEVDRWILDEERVDDLYPVDAP